In Nilaparvata lugens isolate BPH chromosome 5, ASM1435652v1, whole genome shotgun sequence, the following proteins share a genomic window:
- the LOC111045538 gene encoding ubiquitin thioesterase otubain-like isoform X2 encodes MILCSIFCLLCDFVNCQCWFTTVHLVISESIALIGNKEALSSLENEYSDDDIYRQKVQDLSNKYKSVRRTRPDGNCFFRAFAFAYLESLLDNQQDYAKFKETASSSKDWLINLGFPQFTLEDFHDTFMEVVNVVGNGPSACDELYKLFNNQGYSDYVVVYLRLIASGQLQKESEFYQNFIEGGRSVVDFCHQEVEPMFKESDHIHIIALSSALNVGVRVRYMDRGDSAEVIAHDFPEGSKVTVHLLYRPGHYDILYPTTSS; translated from the exons ATGATTTTGTGCTCTATATTTTGTTTACTGTGTGACTTTGTCAATTGCCAGTGTTGGTTTACGACAGTACATTTAGTG ATATCAGAATCAATTGCCCTAATAGGCAACAAGGAAGCCCTGTCAAGCCTTGAGAATGAGTACTCTGATGACGACATTTATAGACAGAAAGTACAGGATCTCTCAAATAAGTATAAGAGCGTAAGAAGAACCCGTCCCGATGGAAACTGTTTCTTCCGTGCGTTTGCCTTTGCGTACCTTGAATCATTGCTGGACAATCAACAGGATTACGCCAA aTTCAAAGAAACTGCTTCCAGCAGTAAAGACTGGTTAATAAATTTGGGATTCCCTCAATTCACGCTAGAAGACTTTCATGATACA TTCATGGAAGTGGTTAATGTAGTGGGTAACGGCCCATCCGCCTGTGATGAACTGTATAAACTATTCAACAACCAGGGCTATTCAGACTATGTTGTGGTCTACCTACGACTGATTGCTTCAGGCCAGTTGCAGAAGGAATCCGAATTCTATCAGAATTTCATCGAAGGAGGCCGATCCGTCGTTGACTTTTGTCATCAG GAGGTCGAGCCGATGTTTAAAGAGAGCGATCACATCCACATAATAGCACTGAGTTCCGCGCTGAACGTGGGCGTGCGGGTGAGGTACATGGACCGCGGTGACTCGGCAGAGGTCATTGCGCATGACTTCCCCGAGGGCAGCAAAGTCACCGTTCACCTCCTCTATCGGCCCGGTCACTACGACATTCTCTATCCAACTACATCCTCCTGA